A window from Sus scrofa isolate TJ Tabasco breed Duroc chromosome 2, Sscrofa11.1, whole genome shotgun sequence encodes these proteins:
- the CCNI2 gene encoding cyclin-I2, which translates to MASRPRLPPQPSASKTQDLAGGVPVRGRPAPRAGSARCTPHPRPRRRCGAADHAPSAPPPPPPPPPPPVPSQPYLVPSDWGGVVDERQLDAHLTQALGREARLWQGGQIQVPVPASGLPGSVFIPVLTRTRFAAGSTCTRAQQVEMCKAFEGVVLWLLRVENIFGFSQTTFNLALTIFSRFILSVKVKRRLFHCVTITSLRLAAKVNEEEEVWVPGSSFQATFEGYGCITLEVSCRVCALGNAHPGKVITFPGSQLSLP; encoded by the exons ATGGCCTCCCGCCCGCGGCTCCCGCCGCAGCCCTCGGCCTCGAAG ACTCAGGACCTTGCCGGGGGCGTGCCTGTGCGGGGCCGCCCGGCTCCCCGCGCCGGTTCCGCCCGCTGcacgccccacccccgcccccgacgCCGCTGTGGGGCCGCCGACCacgccccctccgcccccccgccgcccccgccgcccccgccgcccccagtcCCGAGCCAGCCCTATCTGGTGCCAAGCGACTGGGGAGGCGTCGTGGACGAGCGCCAGCTGGATGCCCACCTGACGCAGGCCCTGGGCCGCGAGGCGCGCCTGTGGCAGGGCGGCCAAATCCAGGTACCGGTCCCCGCGTCGGGCCTTCCTGGGAGCGTGTTCATCCCCGTCCTCACGCGCACACGGTTCGCGGCCGGGTCCACTTGCACCCGCGCTCAG CAGGTGGAGATGTGCAAAGCCTTCGAGGGAGTCGTGTTGTGGCTCCTGAGAGTTGAGAATATCTTTGGCTTCTCCCAGACCACTTTTAACCTGGCTCTCACTATCTTCAGCCGCTTCATACTTTCAGTAAAG GTAAAAAGGCGTTTATTCCATTGTGTCACAATTACTTCCCTGAGACTTGCTGCCAAAGTTAATGAAGAAGAGGAGGTATGGGTCCCTGGAAGTTCATTCCAGGCTACTTTTGAGGGATATGGGTGTATAACACTGGAAGTTTCCTGTAGGGTCTGTGCCCTTGGGAATGCGCATCCTGGAAAAGTCATTACCTTTCCAGGATCTCAACTGTCCCTTCCTTAG